One genomic segment of Diceros bicornis minor isolate mBicDic1 chromosome 25, mDicBic1.mat.cur, whole genome shotgun sequence includes these proteins:
- the MAPK11 gene encoding mitogen-activated protein kinase 11 isoform X3: protein MSGPRAGFYRQELNKTVWEVPERLQGLRPVGSGAYGSVCSAYDARLRQKVAVKKLSRPFQSLIHARRTYRELRLLKHLKHENVIGLLDVFTPATSIEDFSEVYLVTTLMGADLNNIVKCQALSDEHVQFLVYQLLRGLKYIHSAGIIHRDLKPSNVAVNEDCELRILDFGLARQADEEMTGYVATRWYRAPEIMLNWMHYNQTVDIWSVGCIMAELLQGKALFPGNDYIDQLKRIMEVVGTPSPEVLAKISSEHARMYIQSLPPMPQKDLRSIFRGANPLAVDLLGRMLVLDSDQRISAAEALAHAYFSQYHDPDDEPEAEPYDESVEAKERTVEEWKELTYQEVLSFEPPEPPQPLGSQETGQ, encoded by the exons ATGTCGGGCCCGCGCGCCGGCTTCTACCGGCAGGAGCTGAACAAGACGGTGTGGGAGGTGCCGGAGCGGCTGCAGGGGCTGCGCCCGGTGGGCTCGGGCGCCTACGGCTCCGTCTG CTCGGCCTACGACGCGCGGCTGCGCCAGAAGGTGGCGGTGAAGAAGCTGTCGCGGCCTTTCCAGTCGCTGATCCACGCGCGGAGGACTTACCGCGAGCTGCGGCTGCTCAAACACCTGAAGCACGAGAAC GTCATCGGGCTACTGGACGTCTTCACGCCGGCCACCTCCATCGAGGACTTCAGCGAAGT GTACCTGGTGACCACCCTGATGGGCGCCGACCTGAACAACATTGTCAAGTGCCAGGCGCTGAGCGACGAGCATGTCCAGTTCCTTGTCTACCAGCTGCTGCGCGGGCTGAAG TACATCCACTCGGCAGGGATCATCCACCGG GACCTGAAGCCCAGCAACGTGGCGGTGAATGAGGACTGCGAGCTTAGG ATCCTGGACTTTGGACTAGCGCGCCAGGCTGACGAGGAGATGACTGGCTACGTGGCCACACGCTGGTACCGCGCACCTGAGATCATGCTCAACTGGATGCACTACAACCAGACAG TGGACATCTGGTCTGTGGGCTGCATCATGGCCGAGCTGCTCCAGGGAAAGGCCCTCTTCCCAGGAAACGACT ACATTGACCAGCTGAAGCGCATCATGGAGGTGGTGGGCACACCAAGCCCCGAGGTTCTGGCGAAGATATCCTCGGAACAT GCCCGGATGTACATCCAGTCCCTGCCCCCCATGCCCCAGAAGGACCTCAGGAGCATCTTCCGTGGAGCCAACCCCCTGG CCGTGGACCTCCTGGGAAGGATGCTGGTGCTGGACAGTGACCAGAGGATCAGTGCAGCTGAGGCCCTGGCCCATGCCTACTTCAGCCAGTACCACGACCCGGATGATGAGCCCGAGGCCGAGCCCTATGACGAAAGTGTTGAGGCCAAGGAGCGCACGGTGGAGGAGTGGAAGG
- the MAPK11 gene encoding mitogen-activated protein kinase 11 isoform X2, which produces MGEEEDRLLGDMPGAVSQTCYFQAGWQRLPHPRLVLSWGRESLGGADKRRSRSCPGAPSSAYDARLRQKVAVKKLSRPFQSLIHARRTYRELRLLKHLKHENVIGLLDVFTPATSIEDFSEVYLVTTLMGADLNNIVKCQALSDEHVQFLVYQLLRGLKYIHSAGIIHRDLKPSNVAVNEDCELRILDFGLARQADEEMTGYVATRWYRAPEIMLNWMHYNQTVDIWSVGCIMAELLQGKALFPGNDYIDQLKRIMEVVGTPSPEVLAKISSEHGDTGEQGRHSWHEGRRGQNCSTDKQRPGQGRWAAPCQVLQALRPRRGAGAPRSKAGEVSGLCMPLPRPVGVNESGASFGKPPSGLGLGEVWG; this is translated from the exons atgggggaggaggaggaccgTTTGCTTGGGGACATGCCAGGGGCTGTTTCCCAGACGTGTTATTTCCAGGCTGGCTGGCAGagactcccccacccccgccttgTGCTGAGTTGGGGGCGAGAGTCATTGGGAGGAGCAGACAAGAGAAGATCCAGGTCCTGCCCTGGGGCTcccag CTCGGCCTACGACGCGCGGCTGCGCCAGAAGGTGGCGGTGAAGAAGCTGTCGCGGCCTTTCCAGTCGCTGATCCACGCGCGGAGGACTTACCGCGAGCTGCGGCTGCTCAAACACCTGAAGCACGAGAAC GTCATCGGGCTACTGGACGTCTTCACGCCGGCCACCTCCATCGAGGACTTCAGCGAAGT GTACCTGGTGACCACCCTGATGGGCGCCGACCTGAACAACATTGTCAAGTGCCAGGCGCTGAGCGACGAGCATGTCCAGTTCCTTGTCTACCAGCTGCTGCGCGGGCTGAAG TACATCCACTCGGCAGGGATCATCCACCGG GACCTGAAGCCCAGCAACGTGGCGGTGAATGAGGACTGCGAGCTTAGG ATCCTGGACTTTGGACTAGCGCGCCAGGCTGACGAGGAGATGACTGGCTACGTGGCCACACGCTGGTACCGCGCACCTGAGATCATGCTCAACTGGATGCACTACAACCAGACAG TGGACATCTGGTCTGTGGGCTGCATCATGGCCGAGCTGCTCCAGGGAAAGGCCCTCTTCCCAGGAAACGACT ACATTGACCAGCTGAAGCGCATCATGGAGGTGGTGGGCACACCAAGCCCCGAGGTTCTGGCGAAGATATCCTCGGAACAT GGGGACACAGGTGAACAGGGAAGACATTCCTGGCACGAGGGACGGCGAGGGCAGAATTGCAGCACCGACAAACAGCGCCCTGGCCAAGGACGGTGGGCGGCACCGTGCCAGGTCCTgcaggcattgaggcccaggcgAGGAGCTGGAGCCCCCAGGTCCAAAGCAGGGGAGGTCTCTGGTCTGTGCATGCCCCTGCCCAGGCCTGTGGGAGTGAATGAGTCTGGGGCTTCTTTTGGCAAGCCCCCTTCTGGCTTAGGGCTAGGGGAGGTGTGGGGGTGA
- the MAPK11 gene encoding mitogen-activated protein kinase 11 isoform X4 → MGEEEDRLLGDMPGAVSQTCYFQAGWQRLPHPRLVLSWGRESLGGADKRRSRSCPGAPSSAYDARLRQKVAVKKLSRPFQSLIHARRTYRELRLLKHLKHENVIGLLDVFTPATSIEDFSEVYLVTTLMGADLNNIVKCQALSDEHVQFLVYQLLRGLKYIHSAGIIHRDLKPSNVAVNEDCELRILDFGLARQADEEMTGYVATRWYRAPEIMLNWMHYNQTVDIWSVGCIMAELLQGKALFPGNDYIDQLKRIMEVVGTPSPEVLAKISSEHPWTSWEGCWCWTVTRGSVQLRPWPMPTSASTTTRMMSPRPSPMTKVLRPRSARWRSGRSSPTRKS, encoded by the exons atgggggaggaggaggaccgTTTGCTTGGGGACATGCCAGGGGCTGTTTCCCAGACGTGTTATTTCCAGGCTGGCTGGCAGagactcccccacccccgccttgTGCTGAGTTGGGGGCGAGAGTCATTGGGAGGAGCAGACAAGAGAAGATCCAGGTCCTGCCCTGGGGCTcccag CTCGGCCTACGACGCGCGGCTGCGCCAGAAGGTGGCGGTGAAGAAGCTGTCGCGGCCTTTCCAGTCGCTGATCCACGCGCGGAGGACTTACCGCGAGCTGCGGCTGCTCAAACACCTGAAGCACGAGAAC GTCATCGGGCTACTGGACGTCTTCACGCCGGCCACCTCCATCGAGGACTTCAGCGAAGT GTACCTGGTGACCACCCTGATGGGCGCCGACCTGAACAACATTGTCAAGTGCCAGGCGCTGAGCGACGAGCATGTCCAGTTCCTTGTCTACCAGCTGCTGCGCGGGCTGAAG TACATCCACTCGGCAGGGATCATCCACCGG GACCTGAAGCCCAGCAACGTGGCGGTGAATGAGGACTGCGAGCTTAGG ATCCTGGACTTTGGACTAGCGCGCCAGGCTGACGAGGAGATGACTGGCTACGTGGCCACACGCTGGTACCGCGCACCTGAGATCATGCTCAACTGGATGCACTACAACCAGACAG TGGACATCTGGTCTGTGGGCTGCATCATGGCCGAGCTGCTCCAGGGAAAGGCCCTCTTCCCAGGAAACGACT ACATTGACCAGCTGAAGCGCATCATGGAGGTGGTGGGCACACCAAGCCCCGAGGTTCTGGCGAAGATATCCTCGGAACAT CCGTGGACCTCCTGGGAAGGATGCTGGTGCTGGACAGTGACCAGAGGATCAGTGCAGCTGAGGCCCTGGCCCATGCCTACTTCAGCCAGTACCACGACCCGGATGATGAGCCCGAGGCCGAGCCCTATGACGAAAGTGTTGAGGCCAAGGAGCGCACGGTGGAGGAGTGGAAGG
- the MAPK11 gene encoding mitogen-activated protein kinase 11 isoform X1: MGEEEDRLLGDMPGAVSQTCYFQAGWQRLPHPRLVLSWGRESLGGADKRRSRSCPGAPSSAYDARLRQKVAVKKLSRPFQSLIHARRTYRELRLLKHLKHENVIGLLDVFTPATSIEDFSEVYLVTTLMGADLNNIVKCQALSDEHVQFLVYQLLRGLKYIHSAGIIHRDLKPSNVAVNEDCELRILDFGLARQADEEMTGYVATRWYRAPEIMLNWMHYNQTVDIWSVGCIMAELLQGKALFPGNDYIDQLKRIMEVVGTPSPEVLAKISSEHARMYIQSLPPMPQKDLRSIFRGANPLAVDLLGRMLVLDSDQRISAAEALAHAYFSQYHDPDDEPEAEPYDESVEAKERTVEEWKELTYQEVLSFEPPEPPQPLGSQETGQ; encoded by the exons atgggggaggaggaggaccgTTTGCTTGGGGACATGCCAGGGGCTGTTTCCCAGACGTGTTATTTCCAGGCTGGCTGGCAGagactcccccacccccgccttgTGCTGAGTTGGGGGCGAGAGTCATTGGGAGGAGCAGACAAGAGAAGATCCAGGTCCTGCCCTGGGGCTcccag CTCGGCCTACGACGCGCGGCTGCGCCAGAAGGTGGCGGTGAAGAAGCTGTCGCGGCCTTTCCAGTCGCTGATCCACGCGCGGAGGACTTACCGCGAGCTGCGGCTGCTCAAACACCTGAAGCACGAGAAC GTCATCGGGCTACTGGACGTCTTCACGCCGGCCACCTCCATCGAGGACTTCAGCGAAGT GTACCTGGTGACCACCCTGATGGGCGCCGACCTGAACAACATTGTCAAGTGCCAGGCGCTGAGCGACGAGCATGTCCAGTTCCTTGTCTACCAGCTGCTGCGCGGGCTGAAG TACATCCACTCGGCAGGGATCATCCACCGG GACCTGAAGCCCAGCAACGTGGCGGTGAATGAGGACTGCGAGCTTAGG ATCCTGGACTTTGGACTAGCGCGCCAGGCTGACGAGGAGATGACTGGCTACGTGGCCACACGCTGGTACCGCGCACCTGAGATCATGCTCAACTGGATGCACTACAACCAGACAG TGGACATCTGGTCTGTGGGCTGCATCATGGCCGAGCTGCTCCAGGGAAAGGCCCTCTTCCCAGGAAACGACT ACATTGACCAGCTGAAGCGCATCATGGAGGTGGTGGGCACACCAAGCCCCGAGGTTCTGGCGAAGATATCCTCGGAACAT GCCCGGATGTACATCCAGTCCCTGCCCCCCATGCCCCAGAAGGACCTCAGGAGCATCTTCCGTGGAGCCAACCCCCTGG CCGTGGACCTCCTGGGAAGGATGCTGGTGCTGGACAGTGACCAGAGGATCAGTGCAGCTGAGGCCCTGGCCCATGCCTACTTCAGCCAGTACCACGACCCGGATGATGAGCCCGAGGCCGAGCCCTATGACGAAAGTGTTGAGGCCAAGGAGCGCACGGTGGAGGAGTGGAAGG